In Marmota flaviventris isolate mMarFla1 chromosome 17, mMarFla1.hap1, whole genome shotgun sequence, a single genomic region encodes these proteins:
- the Cops3 gene encoding COP9 signalosome complex subunit 3, with translation MASALEQFVNSVRQLSAQGQMTQLCELINKSGELLAKNLSHLDTVLGALDVQEHSLGVLAVLFVKFSMPSVPDFETLFSQVQLFISTCNGEHIRYATDTFAGLCHQLTNALVERKQPLRGIGILKQAIDKMQMNTNQLTSIHADLCQLCLLAKCFKPALPYLDVDMMDICKENGAYDAKHFLCYYYYGGMIYTGLKNFERALYFYEQAITTPAMAVSHIMLESYKKYILVSLILLGKVQQLPKYTSQIVGRFIKPLSNAYHELAQVYSTNNPSELRNLVNKHSETFTRDNNMGLVKQCLSSLYKKNIQRLTKTFLTLSLQDMASRVQLSGPQEAEKYVLHMIEDGEIFASINQKDGMVSFHDNPEKYNNPAMLHNIDQEMLKCIELDERLKAMDQEITVNPQFVQKSMGSQEDDSGNKPSSYS, from the exons GGCAAATGACCCAGCTTTGTGAACTGATCAACAAGAGCGGGGAACTCCTTGCGAAGAACTTATCCCATCTGGACACTGTACTAGGGGCTTTGGATGTACAAGAACACTCCTTGGGTGTCCTTGCTGTTTT gttTGTGAAGTTTTCTATGCCCAGTGTTCCTGACTTTGAAACATTATTCTCACAGGTTCAGCTTTTCATCAGTACTTGTAATGGAGAGCACATTCGATATGCAACAGACACTT TTGCTGGGCTTTGCCATCAGCTAACAAATGCACTTGTGGAAAGAAAACAG CCCCTTCGAGGAATTGGCATCCTTAAACAAGCCATAGACAAGATGCAGATGAATACAAACCAGCTGACCTCAATACACGCTGATCTCTGCCAG CTTTGTTTGCTGGCAAAGTGCTTTAAACCTGCCCTTCCATATCTTGACGTGGACATGATGGATATCTGTAAAGAGAATGGAGCCTATGATGCAAAACACTTTTTATGTTACTATTATTATGGAGGGATGATCTATACTGGGCTGAAGAACTTTGAAAGAGCACTATACTTTTATGAACAG GCTATAACTACTCCTGCCATGGCAGTCAGTCATATCATGTTGgaatcatataaaaaatatattctagtgTCTTTGATATTACTCGGCAAAGTACAGCAGCTACCAAAATACACGTCTCAGATTGTGGGTAGATTCATTAag CCTCTTAGTAATGCATACCATGAGTTAGCACAAGTTTATTCAACTAATAACCCTTCAGAACTCCGAAACCTGGTGAACAAGCACAGTGAAACTTTCACCCGCGATAACAACATGGGACTGGTGAAGCAATGTTTATCTTCTCTCTATAAGAAGAACATTCAGAGGCTAACAAAG ACATTTTTAACACTATCATTACAAGATATGGCAAGTCGTGTGCAGTTATCTGGACCTCAGGAGGCAGAAAAATATGTTCTACACATG ATAGAAGATGGTGAAATTTTTGCAAGTATTAATCAGAAGGATGGTATGGTCAGTTTCCATGATAATCCTGAAAAATACAATAACCCAGCCATGCTTCATAACATCGATCAAGAG ATGCTGAAGTGCATAGAGCTGGATGAGAGACTGAAAGCCATGGACCAGGAGATCACAGTGAATCCCCAGTTCGTGCAAAAG AGTATGGGCTCACAAGAAGATGATTCAGGAAACAAACCCTCCAGTTACTCCTGA
- the Flcn gene encoding folliculin isoform X1 has translation MNAIVALCHFCELHGPRTLFCTEVLHAPLPQGAANGDSPGQGEQAEEEEGGIQMSSRVRAHSPAEGASAESSSPGPKKSDMCEGCRSLAAGHPGYISHDKETSIKYVSHQHPNHPQLFSIVRQACVRSLSCEVCPGREGPIFFGDEQHGFVFSHTFFIKDSLARGFQRWYSIIAIMMDRIYLINSWPFLLGKIRGIIDELQGKALKVFEAEQFGCPQRAQRMNTAFTPFLHQRNGNAARSLTSLTSDDNLWACLHTSFAWLLKACGSRLTEKLLEGAPTEDTLVQMEKLADLEEESEGWDNSGAEEEEKGPVLPEGTEGRELAKCPTGASSLSDCGNWQSRKLSVFKSLRHMRQVLGAPYFRMLAWHVLMGNQVIWKSRDVDLVQSAFEVLRTMLPVGCVRIIPYSSQYEEAYRCNFLGLSPHVQIPAHVLASEFVVIVEVHTATRSMLHPVGCEDDQSLSKYEFVVTSGSPVAADRVGPTILNKIEAALTNQNLSVDVVDQCLVCLKEEWMNKVKVLFKFTKVDSRPKEDTQKLLSVLGASEEDNVKLLKFWMTGLSKTYKSHLMSTVRSPTASESRN, from the exons ATGAATGCCATCGTTGCCCTCTGTCACTTCTGTGAGCTCCATGGCCCCCGCACTCTGTTTTGCACGGAAGTTCTACACGCCCCTCTACCCCAGGGGGCTGCGAATGGGGACAGCCCAGGCCAAGGGGAACAAGCTGAGGAGGAAGAGGGCGGCATCCAGATGAGCAGCCGGGTCCGTGCCCACAGCCCAGCTGAGGGGGCCAGCGCGGAGTCCAGCAGCCCAGGGCCCAAAAAGTcagacatgtgtgag GGTTGCCGGTCACTTGCTGCTGGGCACCCAGGCTATATCAGCCATGATAAAGAGACCTCCATTAAGTACGTTAGTCACCAACACCCAAACCACCCCCAGCTCTTCAGCATTGTCCGCCAGGCCTGTGTGCGGAGCCTGAGCTGTGAG GTATGCCCTGGCCGAGAAGGTCCCATTTTCTTTGGGGACGAGCAGCATGGTTTTGTGTTCAGCCACACCTTCTTCATTAAGGACAGCCTGGCCAGGGGCTTCCAGCGCTGGTACAGCATCATCGCCATCATGATGGACCGGATTTACCTCATCAACTCCTGGCCCTTCCTGCTGGGGAAGATCCGTGGGATCATTGATGAGCTCCAGGGCAAGGCTCTCAAG GTGTTTGAGGCGGAACAGTTTGGATGCCCGCAGCGAGCCCAGAGGATGAACACAGCATTTACACCCTTCCTGCACCAGCGGAACGGCAATGCTGCCCGCTCGCTGACTTCCTTGACCAGCGATGACAACCTGTGGGCCTGTCTTCACACGTCCTTTGCCTG GCTTCTGAAAGCATGTGGCAGCCGGCTGACTGAGAAGCTCCTGGAGGGTGCACCAACAGAGGACACCTTGGTTCAGATGGAGAAGCTTGCTG ACTTAGAAGAGGAGTCGGAAGGCTGGGACAACTCTGGGgccgaggaggaggagaaaggcccTGTGCTGCCAGAGGGCACCGAGGGCCGGGAGCTAGCCAAGTGCCCCACCGGTGCCTCCTCACTCTCAGACTGCGGGAACTGGCAGTCCCGAAAGCTGTCAGTGTTCAAGTCTCTTCGGCACATGAGACAG GTCCTGGGTGCCCCCTATTTCCGCATGTTGGCCTGGCACGTCCTCATGGGGAACCAGGTGATCTGGAAAAGCAGAGACGTGGACTTGGTCCAGTCAGCGTTCGAAGTACTTCGG ACCATGCTGCCCGTGGGCTGTGTCCGCATCATCCCGTACAGCAGCCAATACGAGGAAGCCTACCGGTGCAACTTCCTGGGGCTCAGCCCGCATGTCCAGATCCCTGCCCATGTTCTGGCTTCAG AGTTCGTGGTCATCGTGGAGGTGCACACAGCCACGCGTTCCATGCTCCACCCAGTAGGGTGTGAGGACGACCAGTCCCTCAGCAAGTACGAGTTCGTGGTGACCAGTGGGAGCCCCGTGGCTGCCGACCGAG TCGGCCCCACCATCCTGAACAAGATTGAAGCAGCTCTGACCAACCAGAACCTGTCTGTGGACGTGGTGGACCAGTGCCTCGTCTGCCTCAAGGAGGAATGGATGAA caAAGTTAAGGTCCTCTTTAAATTCACCAAGGTGGACAGTCGCCCCAAGGAGGACACACAGAAGCTCCTGAGTGTCCTTGGTGCCTCCGAGGAAGACAACGTCAAGCTGCTGAAGTTCTGGATGACAGGCTTGAGCAAGACATACAAGTCACACCTCATGTCCACAGTCCGCAGCCCCACAGCCTCAGAGTCCCGTAACTGA
- the Flcn gene encoding folliculin isoform X2 has translation MNAIVALCHFCELHGPRTLFCTEVLHAPLPQGAANGDSPGQGEQAEEEEGGIQMSSRVRAHSPAEGASAESSSPGPKKSDMCEGCRSLAAGHPGYISHDKETSIKYVSHQHPNHPQLFSIVRQACVRSLSCEVCPGREGPIFFGDEQHGFVFSHTFFIKDSLARGFQRWYSIIAIMMDRIYLINSWPFLLGKIRGIIDELQGKALKVFEAEQFGCPQRAQRMNTAFTPFLHQRNGNAARSLTSLTSDDNLWACLHTSFAWLLKACGSRLTEKLLEGAPTEDTLVQMEKLADLEEESEGWDNSGAEEEEKGPVLPEGTEGRELAKCPTGASSLSDCGNWQSRKLSVFKSLRHMRQVLGAPYFRMLAWHVLMGNQVIWKSRDVDLVQSAFEVLRTMLPVGCVRIIPYSSQYEEAYRCNFLGLSPHVQIPAHVLASEFVVIVEVHTATRSMLHPVGCEDDQSLSKYEFVVTSGSPVAADRVGPTILNKIEAALTNQNLSVDVVDQCLVCLKEEWMKWTVAPRRTHRSS, from the exons ATGAATGCCATCGTTGCCCTCTGTCACTTCTGTGAGCTCCATGGCCCCCGCACTCTGTTTTGCACGGAAGTTCTACACGCCCCTCTACCCCAGGGGGCTGCGAATGGGGACAGCCCAGGCCAAGGGGAACAAGCTGAGGAGGAAGAGGGCGGCATCCAGATGAGCAGCCGGGTCCGTGCCCACAGCCCAGCTGAGGGGGCCAGCGCGGAGTCCAGCAGCCCAGGGCCCAAAAAGTcagacatgtgtgag GGTTGCCGGTCACTTGCTGCTGGGCACCCAGGCTATATCAGCCATGATAAAGAGACCTCCATTAAGTACGTTAGTCACCAACACCCAAACCACCCCCAGCTCTTCAGCATTGTCCGCCAGGCCTGTGTGCGGAGCCTGAGCTGTGAG GTATGCCCTGGCCGAGAAGGTCCCATTTTCTTTGGGGACGAGCAGCATGGTTTTGTGTTCAGCCACACCTTCTTCATTAAGGACAGCCTGGCCAGGGGCTTCCAGCGCTGGTACAGCATCATCGCCATCATGATGGACCGGATTTACCTCATCAACTCCTGGCCCTTCCTGCTGGGGAAGATCCGTGGGATCATTGATGAGCTCCAGGGCAAGGCTCTCAAG GTGTTTGAGGCGGAACAGTTTGGATGCCCGCAGCGAGCCCAGAGGATGAACACAGCATTTACACCCTTCCTGCACCAGCGGAACGGCAATGCTGCCCGCTCGCTGACTTCCTTGACCAGCGATGACAACCTGTGGGCCTGTCTTCACACGTCCTTTGCCTG GCTTCTGAAAGCATGTGGCAGCCGGCTGACTGAGAAGCTCCTGGAGGGTGCACCAACAGAGGACACCTTGGTTCAGATGGAGAAGCTTGCTG ACTTAGAAGAGGAGTCGGAAGGCTGGGACAACTCTGGGgccgaggaggaggagaaaggcccTGTGCTGCCAGAGGGCACCGAGGGCCGGGAGCTAGCCAAGTGCCCCACCGGTGCCTCCTCACTCTCAGACTGCGGGAACTGGCAGTCCCGAAAGCTGTCAGTGTTCAAGTCTCTTCGGCACATGAGACAG GTCCTGGGTGCCCCCTATTTCCGCATGTTGGCCTGGCACGTCCTCATGGGGAACCAGGTGATCTGGAAAAGCAGAGACGTGGACTTGGTCCAGTCAGCGTTCGAAGTACTTCGG ACCATGCTGCCCGTGGGCTGTGTCCGCATCATCCCGTACAGCAGCCAATACGAGGAAGCCTACCGGTGCAACTTCCTGGGGCTCAGCCCGCATGTCCAGATCCCTGCCCATGTTCTGGCTTCAG AGTTCGTGGTCATCGTGGAGGTGCACACAGCCACGCGTTCCATGCTCCACCCAGTAGGGTGTGAGGACGACCAGTCCCTCAGCAAGTACGAGTTCGTGGTGACCAGTGGGAGCCCCGTGGCTGCCGACCGAG TCGGCCCCACCATCCTGAACAAGATTGAAGCAGCTCTGACCAACCAGAACCTGTCTGTGGACGTGGTGGACCAGTGCCTCGTCTGCCTCAAGGAGGAATGGATGAA GTGGACAGTCGCCCCAAGGAGGACACACAGAAGCTCCTGA